The uncultured Desulfobulbus sp. genome window below encodes:
- the rsmB gene encoding 16S rRNA (cytosine(967)-C(5))-methyltransferase RsmB, with protein MDLLFHDAIVQVADIDRGLVKTLVYGVLRQKEYLDQIIRRFSKHPLRKMKPRTLMALRIGVYQLLFLSRIPESAAVNTTVNALKGSKQPSWLIGFVNGLLRNVARKRKDLPSSQQLSEADPPVLNHPSWLIERWQREYGMDTVRAICAANNCEPLLSLRGNRRKGSRQALKELMEKSGIKVDAGFFSPQALIVKEYPGSIASLPGMGEGRFQVQDEAAQLASLLVGELPDGGRVLDGCAGLGGKTSHLAELLPLGGTVTAVEPDSRRYRLMRENILRLGHQQSVIAVRSNLENFATTRPQPFDAILIDAPCSGTGVIRRQPDIRWNRSPEDFIQYQLVQLGLLATAVKLLRPGGTLVYATCSLEPEENHRVIEQFLDQFSTFTIENARKYLPENAHRLIDAQGCLRPNPADGLDGFFAARLTSAGSL; from the coding sequence GTGGATCTGTTGTTTCACGATGCTATTGTGCAGGTAGCTGATATTGATCGGGGGCTCGTCAAAACCTTGGTGTATGGAGTCCTGCGGCAAAAAGAGTATCTCGATCAGATCATTCGTCGTTTTTCCAAGCATCCACTCCGCAAAATGAAGCCTCGTACTCTGATGGCCCTACGTATTGGCGTCTATCAGCTTCTTTTTTTGAGCCGTATTCCCGAGTCCGCGGCTGTGAATACCACGGTCAATGCCCTGAAAGGTTCGAAACAGCCGTCTTGGCTCATTGGTTTTGTCAATGGCCTGTTGCGTAACGTCGCCAGAAAACGGAAGGATCTTCCCTCATCCCAACAACTGAGCGAAGCAGATCCACCTGTACTGAATCACCCCAGCTGGCTGATTGAGCGCTGGCAGCGGGAGTATGGCATGGATACGGTGCGGGCGATCTGTGCTGCCAATAACTGTGAACCTCTCCTCAGTCTGCGGGGCAACCGCCGTAAGGGGAGCCGGCAGGCTCTCAAGGAGCTGATGGAGAAATCAGGGATTAAGGTAGACGCGGGATTTTTCAGTCCCCAGGCACTCATTGTCAAAGAGTATCCTGGTTCAATCGCCTCCTTGCCCGGCATGGGTGAGGGGAGATTTCAGGTTCAGGATGAGGCTGCACAGCTGGCCTCACTCCTGGTAGGGGAGCTTCCCGATGGGGGACGTGTGCTTGATGGCTGTGCCGGCCTTGGTGGTAAAACCTCGCACCTTGCAGAGCTCTTACCCCTGGGGGGAACTGTAACGGCTGTCGAGCCTGATAGCCGACGTTACCGTCTCATGCGGGAAAATATCCTTCGATTGGGGCACCAGCAGTCGGTTATCGCGGTACGTTCGAATTTGGAAAATTTTGCTACCACGCGGCCCCAGCCTTTTGATGCCATTCTCATTGATGCCCCTTGTTCGGGGACTGGCGTTATTCGCCGACAACCCGATATTCGCTGGAACCGCAGTCCTGAAGATTTTATTCAGTATCAACTGGTACAACTCGGTTTGCTGGCCACAGCTGTCAAGCTCCTAAGGCCAGGGGGCACGCTTGTCTATGCAACCTGTTCCTTGGAGCCAGAGGAAAATCATCGAGTGATTGAGCAGTTTCTTGACCAGTTTTCCACATTCACCATAGAAAATGCCCGTAAGTATTTGCCCGAAAATGCC
- a CDS encoding IS66 family transposase gives MGTVNKIRVREEVDLLKQEFEQLCSDGKVSSEIRVLFNSLLVVVELILSIFLEKTTRKGNKNSSIPSSQTEKDETATKHCTTTGKGKHVNGRVGNTRVKESVTTAQVEVCDTCGMVLENVACQGHERRTKIDIVFEKVVEHIDAEIKQCPNCEATVKGRFPDDMPGKLQYGNGLKAFAIHLVISQMVALNRVQKQIAAMIGSVISEASLLKFVLRLYQSLEAWESRAIDRLLQAPSLHVDETSFRVEGKNHWIHVYSSGETTLKVLHRKRGKEAIEGLNIIPRYGGVIIHDCWASYLSYDHCGHGLCGSHLLRELTFVVDSNQYRWARNLKAVLQQTCRTVAQRPEKCLTEREYANLQKRYRNILTRGSKELPKIPPKPQGKRGRIAKSDAHNLWERLQKHEAAVLLFAKEPHVPFTNNRAERDLRMAKVKQKISGCFRRKQYAQAYCRISSYLQTMASQGINPLVAIQLALAGTLPDAEE, from the coding sequence ATGGGAACAGTAAATAAAATAAGGGTTCGCGAAGAAGTCGATCTCCTCAAACAGGAATTTGAACAGCTTTGTTCCGACGGTAAAGTCTCCTCTGAGATACGGGTCCTGTTCAACAGTCTGTTGGTTGTCGTCGAGTTGATACTCTCTATCTTTCTTGAGAAGACAACGCGCAAGGGAAACAAAAACTCGAGCATTCCTTCTTCGCAAACCGAGAAAGACGAAACTGCGACCAAGCACTGCACCACTACCGGCAAGGGAAAACACGTCAATGGGCGTGTTGGTAATACACGCGTCAAAGAATCAGTCACCACTGCTCAGGTCGAGGTGTGTGATACCTGCGGAATGGTGCTGGAAAACGTTGCATGCCAGGGGCATGAACGTCGGACAAAAATCGACATCGTTTTTGAAAAAGTTGTCGAACATATTGACGCAGAAATAAAGCAATGTCCTAATTGTGAGGCCACGGTCAAAGGGCGTTTCCCTGACGATATGCCGGGTAAGCTGCAGTACGGCAATGGGCTTAAAGCGTTTGCCATTCATTTGGTTATCAGCCAGATGGTCGCTTTAAACCGGGTTCAAAAACAGATAGCAGCCATGATTGGTAGCGTAATCTCCGAGGCCAGCCTGCTCAAATTTGTTTTGCGCTTGTACCAATCACTCGAAGCTTGGGAATCCAGAGCTATTGATAGGCTGCTGCAGGCTCCATCCCTGCATGTGGATGAAACCTCGTTTCGGGTTGAAGGGAAGAATCACTGGATTCACGTCTATTCTTCCGGCGAAACAACCCTGAAAGTACTGCATCGAAAGCGGGGCAAGGAGGCAATCGAAGGATTGAATATCATCCCTCGGTATGGCGGGGTGATCATCCATGATTGCTGGGCATCATATTTATCCTACGACCATTGCGGTCACGGACTTTGCGGCTCGCACCTTTTGCGAGAGTTGACGTTTGTCGTTGACTCTAACCAATACCGGTGGGCCCGCAATCTAAAAGCGGTGCTCCAGCAAACGTGTCGTACGGTGGCTCAACGTCCGGAAAAATGTCTTACCGAACGGGAGTATGCCAACCTGCAGAAGCGCTACCGTAATATCCTTACGCGTGGCAGCAAGGAGTTGCCCAAGATCCCTCCAAAACCCCAAGGGAAGCGCGGCAGGATAGCCAAATCCGATGCGCACAATCTTTGGGAGCGATTACAAAAGCATGAGGCGGCAGTCTTGCTTTTTGCCAAAGAACCACATGTACCGTTCACCAACAACAGAGCGGAAAGGGATCTTCGCATGGCTAAGGTAAAACAGAAAATATCCGGTTGTTTTCGACGTAAACAATATGCCCAGGCTTACTGCAGGATTTCAAGTTACCTGCAGACCATGGCAAGCCAGGGGATCAATCCTCTTGTCGCTATCCAGTTGGCACTGGCAGGAACTCTGCCTGATGCCGAAGAATAG